Proteins encoded together in one Ictidomys tridecemlineatus isolate mIctTri1 chromosome 3, mIctTri1.hap1, whole genome shotgun sequence window:
- the Mycbpap gene encoding MYCBP-associated protein isoform X2, whose translation MNKITPKRIRTLTKEAAATAEKKRAKAPEQPTPPIQEEPEPVSNVLQGDDILALAIKKEDLKKQHSPRLPETEDKPFISQKFIIRKPRPKDTRRKICHLVAHPANPEVATKPLDYSGPGDHFDGSDQILPHHILGSLEDFKRIAIARGNTQLAELIHIPPSLMTLISAKEEPQQKDPKEEKRHPWVPPPQQNFLKNWQRHITLRKKQQEALSEHLKKPVSELLMHSGDTYRQIQEERELIDRILPTQHDGKSYKDTSVFWSPLEYLGDEMTGLVITKTKTQHGFVEPIARIRKPRSIQVETGLPAQKDAWYRYTWDRSLFLIYRRKELQSILAELDFSQQDIDGLEVVGRGQPFSSVTVEDRTVFERLLESPPEDKVRLDLVDNCPDSVSMPVLGPSLLFCGKPACWIRGSNPQDKRQIGIGVRLTFETLEGEKTSSELTVVNNGTVAIWYDWRRLPQLDSFQHLKRDRMQQFYFNIREGVILPGETKNFTFFFKSSSAGIFRECWEFKTHPTLLGGALLQVNLHAVSLAQDIFKDERKFLESKLATHDAVSIAKDVLQELLRGILTPERMPSPVDAYLTEEELFCHRNPHLYYQHHVIQNLHQLWNQCRILSAKSEEARAGEEEHLSPRVPVTPSAHLEKESSNVDNMTNFRNPVREPQPSQHENEAHSNFRDYSTFQKTRVGTKISQRKSIMEEILVEIPEVDSTWSLCEPPGVPLTEWNLCLKEFRKAVMKLPEDHQKEDALISLNKAALELCQEQKPLQSNLLHQLCLQLWRDVIDSLVSHSLWLRILLGLPEKETVYLDVPEEQDRKSPPITEVKTTAGKIGKETEGRKGAMQEKKQLGIRDKEDKKGARMAGKEDRINSKKQKAKDDKKILKSSSRDRLSSDDPAPDSTVPSHEPIDPLVKEKYMRRMHTEVLELLNVLVTDLMILADELSPIKNVEESFHLCS comes from the exons ATGAACAAGATAACTCCAAAACGCATTAGGACCCTGACAAAAGAAGCAGCAGCGACAGCAG AAAAGAAGCGGGCCAAGGCACCCGAACAGCCCACACCCCCCATCCAGGAGGAGCCTGAGCCTGTGAGCAATGTCCTACAAGGAGATGACATTCTTGCCTTAGCCATCAAGAAGGAAGACTTGAAGAAG cAACACAGTCCTCGCCTTCCCGAAACAGAGGACAAGCCTTTCATTTCCCAGAAATTTATCATCCGCAAACCCAGACCCAAGGATACTAGGAGGAAGATCTGCCACTTAGTAGCACATCCTGCTAATCCAGAAGTAGCCACAAAGCCCCTCGACTACTCTG GTCCAGGTGACCACTTTGATGGCAGTGATCAGATCCTGCCTCACCACATCTTGGGGAGTCTCGAGGACTTTAAGAGAATTGCGATTGCTAGAGGGAACACCCAG CTGGCTGAGCTGATCCACATCCCGCCCAGTCTGATGACCCTCATCTCAGCTAAGGAAGAACCACAGCAGAAAGACCCGAAGGAAGAGAAGCGACATCCCTGGGTCCCACCTCCTCAGCAGAACTTTCTGAAAAATTGGCAGCGTCACATCACCCTGCGAAAGAAGCAGCAGGAAGCCCTTAGTG AGCATCTTAAGAAGCCTGTCAGTGAGCTGCTGATGCACTCCGGGGACACCTACAGACAGATCCAGGAGGAGCGGGAGCTCATTGACCGGATACTTCCAACACAACATGATGGGAAA AGCTATAAGGATACCAGTGTGTTCTGGAGTCCACTGGAATACTTGGGAGATGAGATGACAGGTCTGGTcataaccaaaacaaaaactcagCATGGCTTCGTGGAACCCATTGCTCGCATCAGGAAGCCCCGGTCCATCCAGGTGGAAACAG GACTGCCAGCCCAGAAGGATGCATGGTACCGCTATACCTGGGATCGGAGTCTGTTTCTAATCTACAGACGCAAGGAGCTACAGAGTATCCTGGCTGAGCTGGATTTTAGCCAGCAG GATATTGATGGCCTGGAGGTGGTGGGCCGAGGGCAGCCATTCTCATCTGTCACGGTGGAAGACCGTACAGTGTTTGAAAGGCTCCTGGAAAGCCCCCCTGAAGACAAAGTGCGCTT AGACTTAGTGGACAACTGCCCTGATTCGGTCTCTATGCCTGTTCTCGGCCCTTCACTGCTATTCTGTGGGAAGCCAGCTTGCTGGATCAGAGGCAGCAACCCGCAGGACAAG AGGCAAATAGGAATTGGTGTTCGATTGACTTTCGAAACCCTTGAAGGGGAGAAAACATCTTCAGAGCTGACTGTGGTCAATAATGGCACTGTGGCCATTTGGTACGATTGGCGACGGCTGCCCCAGCTGGACTCTTTCCAACACTTGAAGAGAGACAGGATGCAGCAGTTTTACTTTAACATCCGGGAAG GTGTGATTCTGCCTGGGGAAACGAAAAACTTCACCTTCTTCTTTAAGTCTTCAAGTGCTGGCATCTTCAGGGAATGTTGGGAGTTCAAAACTCATCCCACCCTACTGGGAGGGGCGCTCCTGCAGGTCAACCTCCATGCAGTCTCCCTGGCCCAGGACATTTTTAAGGATGAGAGGAAGTTTCTGGAG AGCAAGCTGGCCACTCATGATGCAGTCTCCATAGCGAAGGATGTGCTGCAGGAGCTGCTGAGGGGGATCCTGACCCCGGAGCGCATGCCTTCACCCGTGGATGCCTATCTCACTGAGGAGGAGTTGTTCTGCCATAGGAATCCTCAC CTGTATTACCAGCACCATGTGATACAGAACCTGCATCAACTGTGGAACCAGTGCAGGATCCTGTCTGCCAAGTCTGAGGAAGCCCGGGCAGGTGAGGAAGAGCACCTGAGCCCCAGGGTGCCAGTGACCCCATCTGCCCATCTGGAGAAGGAGTCGTCAAATGTGGACAACATGACAaacttcaggaacccagtcaggGAGCCTCAACCATCCCAGCATGAGAATGAGGCCCACAGCAACTTTCGAGATTACTCCACGTTCCAGAAGACTAGAGTAGGGACCAAGATTTCACAGAGGAAGAGCATCATGGAGGAGATCCTGGTGGAGATCCCAGAGGTGGATAGCACATGGAGCCTTTGCGAGCCGCCAGGTGTCCCCCTGACTGAGTGGAACCTCTGCCTGAAGGAATTCAGAAAG GCAGTGATGAAGCTCCCAGAAGACCACCAGAAAGAGGATGCCCTGATCAGCCTCAACAAGGCAGCCTTGGAGCTGTGCCAGGAGCAGAAGCCATTGCAGTCCAACCTCCTGCACCAGCTGTG TTTGCAGCTGTGGCGAGATGTAATTGACAGCCTGGTGAGCCACTCCCTGTGGCTAAGGATTCTGCTAGGCCTGCCTGAGAAGGAGACTGTCTATTTGGATGTTCCAGAAGAGCAAG ATCGAAAATCACCTCCCATCACAGAAGTGAAGACGACAGCTGGAAAAATTGGGAAGGAGACAGAAGGCCGGAAAGGAGCAATGCAGGAAAAGAAGCAACTGGGAATCAGAGACAAAGAGGACAAAAAAGGAGCCAGGATGGCAGGGAAAGAG GACCGCATCAACAGCAAGAAGCAGAAGGCAAAGGATGACAAGAAAATACTGAAATCTTCAAGTCGGGACAGGCTTTCCTCCGACGACCCTGCCCCTGACAGCACCGTTCCTTCCCATGAACCCATAGATCCCCTGGTCAAGGAGAAATATATGCGGAGGATGCACACAGAG GTCTTGGAACTGCTGAATGTCCTAGTGACTGACCTGATGATCTTGGCTGACGAGCTCAGCCCCATAAAGAACGTTGAGGAATCTTTCCATCTCTGCAGCTGA
- the Mycbpap gene encoding MYCBP-associated protein isoform X3, whose protein sequence is MKKVANKQSPPKLYEKKRAKAPEQPTPPIQEEPEPVSNVLQGDDILALAIKKEDLKKQHSPRLPETEDKPFISQKFIIRKPRPKDTRRKICHLVAHPANPEVATKPLDYSGPGDHFDGSDQILPHHILGSLEDFKRIAIARGNTQLAELIHIPPSLMTLISAKEEPQQKDPKEEKRHPWVPPPQQNFLKNWQRHITLRKKQQEALSEHLKKPVSELLMHSGDTYRQIQEERELIDRILPTQHDGKSYKDTSVFWSPLEYLGDEMTGLVITKTKTQHGFVEPIARIRKPRSIQVETGLPAQKDAWYRYTWDRSLFLIYRRKELQSILAELDFSQQDIDGLEVVGRGQPFSSVTVEDRTVFERLLESPPEDKVRLDLVDNCPDSVSMPVLGPSLLFCGKPACWIRGSNPQDKRQIGIGVRLTFETLEGEKTSSELTVVNNGTVAIWYDWRRLPQLDSFQHLKRDRMQQFYFNIREGVILPGETKNFTFFFKSSSAGIFRECWEFKTHPTLLGGALLQVNLHAVSLAQDIFKDERKFLESKLATHDAVSIAKDVLQELLRGILTPERMPSPVDAYLTEEELFCHRNPHLYYQHHVIQNLHQLWNQCRILSAKSEEARAGEEEHLSPRVPVTPSAHLEKESSNVDNMTNFRNPVREPQPSQHENEAHSNFRDYSTFQKTRVGTKISQRKSIMEEILVEIPEVDSTWSLCEPPGVPLTEWNLCLKEFRKAVMKLPEDHQKEDALISLNKAALELCQEQKPLQSNLLHQLCLQLWRDVIDSLVSHSLWLRILLGLPEKETVYLDVPEEQDRKSPPITEVKTTAGKIGKETEGRKGAMQEKKQLGIRDKEDKKGARMAGKEDRINSKKQKAKDDKKILKSSSRDRLSSDDPAPDSTVPSHEPIDPLVKEKYMRRMHTEVLELLNVLVTDLMILADELSPIKNVEESFHLCS, encoded by the exons ATGAAGAAAGTGGCCAACAAGCAGTCCCCGCCCAAGCTGTACG AAAAGAAGCGGGCCAAGGCACCCGAACAGCCCACACCCCCCATCCAGGAGGAGCCTGAGCCTGTGAGCAATGTCCTACAAGGAGATGACATTCTTGCCTTAGCCATCAAGAAGGAAGACTTGAAGAAG cAACACAGTCCTCGCCTTCCCGAAACAGAGGACAAGCCTTTCATTTCCCAGAAATTTATCATCCGCAAACCCAGACCCAAGGATACTAGGAGGAAGATCTGCCACTTAGTAGCACATCCTGCTAATCCAGAAGTAGCCACAAAGCCCCTCGACTACTCTG GTCCAGGTGACCACTTTGATGGCAGTGATCAGATCCTGCCTCACCACATCTTGGGGAGTCTCGAGGACTTTAAGAGAATTGCGATTGCTAGAGGGAACACCCAG CTGGCTGAGCTGATCCACATCCCGCCCAGTCTGATGACCCTCATCTCAGCTAAGGAAGAACCACAGCAGAAAGACCCGAAGGAAGAGAAGCGACATCCCTGGGTCCCACCTCCTCAGCAGAACTTTCTGAAAAATTGGCAGCGTCACATCACCCTGCGAAAGAAGCAGCAGGAAGCCCTTAGTG AGCATCTTAAGAAGCCTGTCAGTGAGCTGCTGATGCACTCCGGGGACACCTACAGACAGATCCAGGAGGAGCGGGAGCTCATTGACCGGATACTTCCAACACAACATGATGGGAAA AGCTATAAGGATACCAGTGTGTTCTGGAGTCCACTGGAATACTTGGGAGATGAGATGACAGGTCTGGTcataaccaaaacaaaaactcagCATGGCTTCGTGGAACCCATTGCTCGCATCAGGAAGCCCCGGTCCATCCAGGTGGAAACAG GACTGCCAGCCCAGAAGGATGCATGGTACCGCTATACCTGGGATCGGAGTCTGTTTCTAATCTACAGACGCAAGGAGCTACAGAGTATCCTGGCTGAGCTGGATTTTAGCCAGCAG GATATTGATGGCCTGGAGGTGGTGGGCCGAGGGCAGCCATTCTCATCTGTCACGGTGGAAGACCGTACAGTGTTTGAAAGGCTCCTGGAAAGCCCCCCTGAAGACAAAGTGCGCTT AGACTTAGTGGACAACTGCCCTGATTCGGTCTCTATGCCTGTTCTCGGCCCTTCACTGCTATTCTGTGGGAAGCCAGCTTGCTGGATCAGAGGCAGCAACCCGCAGGACAAG AGGCAAATAGGAATTGGTGTTCGATTGACTTTCGAAACCCTTGAAGGGGAGAAAACATCTTCAGAGCTGACTGTGGTCAATAATGGCACTGTGGCCATTTGGTACGATTGGCGACGGCTGCCCCAGCTGGACTCTTTCCAACACTTGAAGAGAGACAGGATGCAGCAGTTTTACTTTAACATCCGGGAAG GTGTGATTCTGCCTGGGGAAACGAAAAACTTCACCTTCTTCTTTAAGTCTTCAAGTGCTGGCATCTTCAGGGAATGTTGGGAGTTCAAAACTCATCCCACCCTACTGGGAGGGGCGCTCCTGCAGGTCAACCTCCATGCAGTCTCCCTGGCCCAGGACATTTTTAAGGATGAGAGGAAGTTTCTGGAG AGCAAGCTGGCCACTCATGATGCAGTCTCCATAGCGAAGGATGTGCTGCAGGAGCTGCTGAGGGGGATCCTGACCCCGGAGCGCATGCCTTCACCCGTGGATGCCTATCTCACTGAGGAGGAGTTGTTCTGCCATAGGAATCCTCAC CTGTATTACCAGCACCATGTGATACAGAACCTGCATCAACTGTGGAACCAGTGCAGGATCCTGTCTGCCAAGTCTGAGGAAGCCCGGGCAGGTGAGGAAGAGCACCTGAGCCCCAGGGTGCCAGTGACCCCATCTGCCCATCTGGAGAAGGAGTCGTCAAATGTGGACAACATGACAaacttcaggaacccagtcaggGAGCCTCAACCATCCCAGCATGAGAATGAGGCCCACAGCAACTTTCGAGATTACTCCACGTTCCAGAAGACTAGAGTAGGGACCAAGATTTCACAGAGGAAGAGCATCATGGAGGAGATCCTGGTGGAGATCCCAGAGGTGGATAGCACATGGAGCCTTTGCGAGCCGCCAGGTGTCCCCCTGACTGAGTGGAACCTCTGCCTGAAGGAATTCAGAAAG GCAGTGATGAAGCTCCCAGAAGACCACCAGAAAGAGGATGCCCTGATCAGCCTCAACAAGGCAGCCTTGGAGCTGTGCCAGGAGCAGAAGCCATTGCAGTCCAACCTCCTGCACCAGCTGTG TTTGCAGCTGTGGCGAGATGTAATTGACAGCCTGGTGAGCCACTCCCTGTGGCTAAGGATTCTGCTAGGCCTGCCTGAGAAGGAGACTGTCTATTTGGATGTTCCAGAAGAGCAAG ATCGAAAATCACCTCCCATCACAGAAGTGAAGACGACAGCTGGAAAAATTGGGAAGGAGACAGAAGGCCGGAAAGGAGCAATGCAGGAAAAGAAGCAACTGGGAATCAGAGACAAAGAGGACAAAAAAGGAGCCAGGATGGCAGGGAAAGAG GACCGCATCAACAGCAAGAAGCAGAAGGCAAAGGATGACAAGAAAATACTGAAATCTTCAAGTCGGGACAGGCTTTCCTCCGACGACCCTGCCCCTGACAGCACCGTTCCTTCCCATGAACCCATAGATCCCCTGGTCAAGGAGAAATATATGCGGAGGATGCACACAGAG GTCTTGGAACTGCTGAATGTCCTAGTGACTGACCTGATGATCTTGGCTGACGAGCTCAGCCCCATAAAGAACGTTGAGGAATCTTTCCATCTCTGCAGCTGA
- the Mycbpap gene encoding MYCBP-associated protein isoform X1, producing the protein MRSSKKESRTKIPSKFVEPPENMKEKKRAKAPEQPTPPIQEEPEPVSNVLQGDDILALAIKKEDLKKQHSPRLPETEDKPFISQKFIIRKPRPKDTRRKICHLVAHPANPEVATKPLDYSGPGDHFDGSDQILPHHILGSLEDFKRIAIARGNTQLAELIHIPPSLMTLISAKEEPQQKDPKEEKRHPWVPPPQQNFLKNWQRHITLRKKQQEALSEHLKKPVSELLMHSGDTYRQIQEERELIDRILPTQHDGKSYKDTSVFWSPLEYLGDEMTGLVITKTKTQHGFVEPIARIRKPRSIQVETGLPAQKDAWYRYTWDRSLFLIYRRKELQSILAELDFSQQDIDGLEVVGRGQPFSSVTVEDRTVFERLLESPPEDKVRLDLVDNCPDSVSMPVLGPSLLFCGKPACWIRGSNPQDKRQIGIGVRLTFETLEGEKTSSELTVVNNGTVAIWYDWRRLPQLDSFQHLKRDRMQQFYFNIREGVILPGETKNFTFFFKSSSAGIFRECWEFKTHPTLLGGALLQVNLHAVSLAQDIFKDERKFLESKLATHDAVSIAKDVLQELLRGILTPERMPSPVDAYLTEEELFCHRNPHLYYQHHVIQNLHQLWNQCRILSAKSEEARAGEEEHLSPRVPVTPSAHLEKESSNVDNMTNFRNPVREPQPSQHENEAHSNFRDYSTFQKTRVGTKISQRKSIMEEILVEIPEVDSTWSLCEPPGVPLTEWNLCLKEFRKAVMKLPEDHQKEDALISLNKAALELCQEQKPLQSNLLHQLCLQLWRDVIDSLVSHSLWLRILLGLPEKETVYLDVPEEQDRKSPPITEVKTTAGKIGKETEGRKGAMQEKKQLGIRDKEDKKGARMAGKEDRINSKKQKAKDDKKILKSSSRDRLSSDDPAPDSTVPSHEPIDPLVKEKYMRRMHTEVLELLNVLVTDLMILADELSPIKNVEESFHLCS; encoded by the exons ATGAGGAGTTCCAAGAAGGAGTCCCGCACCAAAATACCGAGCAAGTTCGTGGAGCCCCCGGAGAACATGAAAG AAAAGAAGCGGGCCAAGGCACCCGAACAGCCCACACCCCCCATCCAGGAGGAGCCTGAGCCTGTGAGCAATGTCCTACAAGGAGATGACATTCTTGCCTTAGCCATCAAGAAGGAAGACTTGAAGAAG cAACACAGTCCTCGCCTTCCCGAAACAGAGGACAAGCCTTTCATTTCCCAGAAATTTATCATCCGCAAACCCAGACCCAAGGATACTAGGAGGAAGATCTGCCACTTAGTAGCACATCCTGCTAATCCAGAAGTAGCCACAAAGCCCCTCGACTACTCTG GTCCAGGTGACCACTTTGATGGCAGTGATCAGATCCTGCCTCACCACATCTTGGGGAGTCTCGAGGACTTTAAGAGAATTGCGATTGCTAGAGGGAACACCCAG CTGGCTGAGCTGATCCACATCCCGCCCAGTCTGATGACCCTCATCTCAGCTAAGGAAGAACCACAGCAGAAAGACCCGAAGGAAGAGAAGCGACATCCCTGGGTCCCACCTCCTCAGCAGAACTTTCTGAAAAATTGGCAGCGTCACATCACCCTGCGAAAGAAGCAGCAGGAAGCCCTTAGTG AGCATCTTAAGAAGCCTGTCAGTGAGCTGCTGATGCACTCCGGGGACACCTACAGACAGATCCAGGAGGAGCGGGAGCTCATTGACCGGATACTTCCAACACAACATGATGGGAAA AGCTATAAGGATACCAGTGTGTTCTGGAGTCCACTGGAATACTTGGGAGATGAGATGACAGGTCTGGTcataaccaaaacaaaaactcagCATGGCTTCGTGGAACCCATTGCTCGCATCAGGAAGCCCCGGTCCATCCAGGTGGAAACAG GACTGCCAGCCCAGAAGGATGCATGGTACCGCTATACCTGGGATCGGAGTCTGTTTCTAATCTACAGACGCAAGGAGCTACAGAGTATCCTGGCTGAGCTGGATTTTAGCCAGCAG GATATTGATGGCCTGGAGGTGGTGGGCCGAGGGCAGCCATTCTCATCTGTCACGGTGGAAGACCGTACAGTGTTTGAAAGGCTCCTGGAAAGCCCCCCTGAAGACAAAGTGCGCTT AGACTTAGTGGACAACTGCCCTGATTCGGTCTCTATGCCTGTTCTCGGCCCTTCACTGCTATTCTGTGGGAAGCCAGCTTGCTGGATCAGAGGCAGCAACCCGCAGGACAAG AGGCAAATAGGAATTGGTGTTCGATTGACTTTCGAAACCCTTGAAGGGGAGAAAACATCTTCAGAGCTGACTGTGGTCAATAATGGCACTGTGGCCATTTGGTACGATTGGCGACGGCTGCCCCAGCTGGACTCTTTCCAACACTTGAAGAGAGACAGGATGCAGCAGTTTTACTTTAACATCCGGGAAG GTGTGATTCTGCCTGGGGAAACGAAAAACTTCACCTTCTTCTTTAAGTCTTCAAGTGCTGGCATCTTCAGGGAATGTTGGGAGTTCAAAACTCATCCCACCCTACTGGGAGGGGCGCTCCTGCAGGTCAACCTCCATGCAGTCTCCCTGGCCCAGGACATTTTTAAGGATGAGAGGAAGTTTCTGGAG AGCAAGCTGGCCACTCATGATGCAGTCTCCATAGCGAAGGATGTGCTGCAGGAGCTGCTGAGGGGGATCCTGACCCCGGAGCGCATGCCTTCACCCGTGGATGCCTATCTCACTGAGGAGGAGTTGTTCTGCCATAGGAATCCTCAC CTGTATTACCAGCACCATGTGATACAGAACCTGCATCAACTGTGGAACCAGTGCAGGATCCTGTCTGCCAAGTCTGAGGAAGCCCGGGCAGGTGAGGAAGAGCACCTGAGCCCCAGGGTGCCAGTGACCCCATCTGCCCATCTGGAGAAGGAGTCGTCAAATGTGGACAACATGACAaacttcaggaacccagtcaggGAGCCTCAACCATCCCAGCATGAGAATGAGGCCCACAGCAACTTTCGAGATTACTCCACGTTCCAGAAGACTAGAGTAGGGACCAAGATTTCACAGAGGAAGAGCATCATGGAGGAGATCCTGGTGGAGATCCCAGAGGTGGATAGCACATGGAGCCTTTGCGAGCCGCCAGGTGTCCCCCTGACTGAGTGGAACCTCTGCCTGAAGGAATTCAGAAAG GCAGTGATGAAGCTCCCAGAAGACCACCAGAAAGAGGATGCCCTGATCAGCCTCAACAAGGCAGCCTTGGAGCTGTGCCAGGAGCAGAAGCCATTGCAGTCCAACCTCCTGCACCAGCTGTG TTTGCAGCTGTGGCGAGATGTAATTGACAGCCTGGTGAGCCACTCCCTGTGGCTAAGGATTCTGCTAGGCCTGCCTGAGAAGGAGACTGTCTATTTGGATGTTCCAGAAGAGCAAG ATCGAAAATCACCTCCCATCACAGAAGTGAAGACGACAGCTGGAAAAATTGGGAAGGAGACAGAAGGCCGGAAAGGAGCAATGCAGGAAAAGAAGCAACTGGGAATCAGAGACAAAGAGGACAAAAAAGGAGCCAGGATGGCAGGGAAAGAG GACCGCATCAACAGCAAGAAGCAGAAGGCAAAGGATGACAAGAAAATACTGAAATCTTCAAGTCGGGACAGGCTTTCCTCCGACGACCCTGCCCCTGACAGCACCGTTCCTTCCCATGAACCCATAGATCCCCTGGTCAAGGAGAAATATATGCGGAGGATGCACACAGAG GTCTTGGAACTGCTGAATGTCCTAGTGACTGACCTGATGATCTTGGCTGACGAGCTCAGCCCCATAAAGAACGTTGAGGAATCTTTCCATCTCTGCAGCTGA
- the Mycbpap gene encoding MYCBP-associated protein isoform X4 — protein sequence MTLISAKEEPQQKDPKEEKRHPWVPPPQQNFLKNWQRHITLRKKQQEALSEHLKKPVSELLMHSGDTYRQIQEERELIDRILPTQHDGKSYKDTSVFWSPLEYLGDEMTGLVITKTKTQHGFVEPIARIRKPRSIQVETGLPAQKDAWYRYTWDRSLFLIYRRKELQSILAELDFSQQDIDGLEVVGRGQPFSSVTVEDRTVFERLLESPPEDKVRLDLVDNCPDSVSMPVLGPSLLFCGKPACWIRGSNPQDKRQIGIGVRLTFETLEGEKTSSELTVVNNGTVAIWYDWRRLPQLDSFQHLKRDRMQQFYFNIREGVILPGETKNFTFFFKSSSAGIFRECWEFKTHPTLLGGALLQVNLHAVSLAQDIFKDERKFLESKLATHDAVSIAKDVLQELLRGILTPERMPSPVDAYLTEEELFCHRNPHLYYQHHVIQNLHQLWNQCRILSAKSEEARAGEEEHLSPRVPVTPSAHLEKESSNVDNMTNFRNPVREPQPSQHENEAHSNFRDYSTFQKTRVGTKISQRKSIMEEILVEIPEVDSTWSLCEPPGVPLTEWNLCLKEFRKAVMKLPEDHQKEDALISLNKAALELCQEQKPLQSNLLHQLCLQLWRDVIDSLVSHSLWLRILLGLPEKETVYLDVPEEQDRKSPPITEVKTTAGKIGKETEGRKGAMQEKKQLGIRDKEDKKGARMAGKEDRINSKKQKAKDDKKILKSSSRDRLSSDDPAPDSTVPSHEPIDPLVKEKYMRRMHTEVLELLNVLVTDLMILADELSPIKNVEESFHLCS from the exons ATGACCCTCATCTCAGCTAAGGAAGAACCACAGCAGAAAGACCCGAAGGAAGAGAAGCGACATCCCTGGGTCCCACCTCCTCAGCAGAACTTTCTGAAAAATTGGCAGCGTCACATCACCCTGCGAAAGAAGCAGCAGGAAGCCCTTAGTG AGCATCTTAAGAAGCCTGTCAGTGAGCTGCTGATGCACTCCGGGGACACCTACAGACAGATCCAGGAGGAGCGGGAGCTCATTGACCGGATACTTCCAACACAACATGATGGGAAA AGCTATAAGGATACCAGTGTGTTCTGGAGTCCACTGGAATACTTGGGAGATGAGATGACAGGTCTGGTcataaccaaaacaaaaactcagCATGGCTTCGTGGAACCCATTGCTCGCATCAGGAAGCCCCGGTCCATCCAGGTGGAAACAG GACTGCCAGCCCAGAAGGATGCATGGTACCGCTATACCTGGGATCGGAGTCTGTTTCTAATCTACAGACGCAAGGAGCTACAGAGTATCCTGGCTGAGCTGGATTTTAGCCAGCAG GATATTGATGGCCTGGAGGTGGTGGGCCGAGGGCAGCCATTCTCATCTGTCACGGTGGAAGACCGTACAGTGTTTGAAAGGCTCCTGGAAAGCCCCCCTGAAGACAAAGTGCGCTT AGACTTAGTGGACAACTGCCCTGATTCGGTCTCTATGCCTGTTCTCGGCCCTTCACTGCTATTCTGTGGGAAGCCAGCTTGCTGGATCAGAGGCAGCAACCCGCAGGACAAG AGGCAAATAGGAATTGGTGTTCGATTGACTTTCGAAACCCTTGAAGGGGAGAAAACATCTTCAGAGCTGACTGTGGTCAATAATGGCACTGTGGCCATTTGGTACGATTGGCGACGGCTGCCCCAGCTGGACTCTTTCCAACACTTGAAGAGAGACAGGATGCAGCAGTTTTACTTTAACATCCGGGAAG GTGTGATTCTGCCTGGGGAAACGAAAAACTTCACCTTCTTCTTTAAGTCTTCAAGTGCTGGCATCTTCAGGGAATGTTGGGAGTTCAAAACTCATCCCACCCTACTGGGAGGGGCGCTCCTGCAGGTCAACCTCCATGCAGTCTCCCTGGCCCAGGACATTTTTAAGGATGAGAGGAAGTTTCTGGAG AGCAAGCTGGCCACTCATGATGCAGTCTCCATAGCGAAGGATGTGCTGCAGGAGCTGCTGAGGGGGATCCTGACCCCGGAGCGCATGCCTTCACCCGTGGATGCCTATCTCACTGAGGAGGAGTTGTTCTGCCATAGGAATCCTCAC CTGTATTACCAGCACCATGTGATACAGAACCTGCATCAACTGTGGAACCAGTGCAGGATCCTGTCTGCCAAGTCTGAGGAAGCCCGGGCAGGTGAGGAAGAGCACCTGAGCCCCAGGGTGCCAGTGACCCCATCTGCCCATCTGGAGAAGGAGTCGTCAAATGTGGACAACATGACAaacttcaggaacccagtcaggGAGCCTCAACCATCCCAGCATGAGAATGAGGCCCACAGCAACTTTCGAGATTACTCCACGTTCCAGAAGACTAGAGTAGGGACCAAGATTTCACAGAGGAAGAGCATCATGGAGGAGATCCTGGTGGAGATCCCAGAGGTGGATAGCACATGGAGCCTTTGCGAGCCGCCAGGTGTCCCCCTGACTGAGTGGAACCTCTGCCTGAAGGAATTCAGAAAG GCAGTGATGAAGCTCCCAGAAGACCACCAGAAAGAGGATGCCCTGATCAGCCTCAACAAGGCAGCCTTGGAGCTGTGCCAGGAGCAGAAGCCATTGCAGTCCAACCTCCTGCACCAGCTGTG TTTGCAGCTGTGGCGAGATGTAATTGACAGCCTGGTGAGCCACTCCCTGTGGCTAAGGATTCTGCTAGGCCTGCCTGAGAAGGAGACTGTCTATTTGGATGTTCCAGAAGAGCAAG ATCGAAAATCACCTCCCATCACAGAAGTGAAGACGACAGCTGGAAAAATTGGGAAGGAGACAGAAGGCCGGAAAGGAGCAATGCAGGAAAAGAAGCAACTGGGAATCAGAGACAAAGAGGACAAAAAAGGAGCCAGGATGGCAGGGAAAGAG GACCGCATCAACAGCAAGAAGCAGAAGGCAAAGGATGACAAGAAAATACTGAAATCTTCAAGTCGGGACAGGCTTTCCTCCGACGACCCTGCCCCTGACAGCACCGTTCCTTCCCATGAACCCATAGATCCCCTGGTCAAGGAGAAATATATGCGGAGGATGCACACAGAG GTCTTGGAACTGCTGAATGTCCTAGTGACTGACCTGATGATCTTGGCTGACGAGCTCAGCCCCATAAAGAACGTTGAGGAATCTTTCCATCTCTGCAGCTGA